Proteins from one Desulfonema limicola genomic window:
- the vap15 gene encoding type II toxin-antitoxin system VapB15 family antitoxin codes for MPYSLSINFNQLKSLIIQCGIEEKVEIIRMLEQDTLPIRFKRFLNKVKTNDLSIEEITAEVEAVREKRYSGK; via the coding sequence ATGCCTTATAGTTTATCAATAAATTTTAATCAGCTTAAATCACTGATAATTCAATGCGGGATTGAGGAAAAAGTTGAGATTATCCGAATGCTGGAACAAGATACTTTACCCATTCGTTTTAAGCGGTTTTTAAATAAAGTCAAAACAAATGATTTGAGTATAGAAGAAATAACTGCTGAGGTGGAAGCTGTCAGAGAAAAGAGATACAGTGGAAAATAA
- a CDS encoding putative toxin-antitoxin system toxin component, PIN family has product MENNIRVVIDTNIWISFLIGKMLSGLSEAIINDKIIILFSVELFEELIEVLNRPKFQKYFSNDDIAELISLLHLKTEQVEVTEKFKDCRDPKDNFLLDLCVSGKADYLVTGDDDLLALNPFHGVEVTNYRSFQDILQNIVLKFS; this is encoded by the coding sequence GTGGAAAATAATATCAGAGTAGTTATTGATACGAATATCTGGATTTCTTTTTTAATCGGAAAAATGCTTTCCGGTCTGTCAGAAGCTATCATCAATGATAAAATCATAATACTATTCAGTGTAGAGCTATTTGAGGAACTTATTGAAGTCCTGAACCGTCCAAAATTCCAAAAATATTTTTCAAATGATGATATAGCCGAACTGATTTCACTTCTTCATTTAAAAACAGAACAAGTTGAAGTTACAGAAAAATTTAAGGACTGTCGAGACCCTAAAGATAATTTTCTTCTGGATTTGTGTGTTTCAGGCAAAGCAGATTATCTTGTTACTGGGGATGATGATTTGTTAGCTTTAAATCCTTTTCACGGTGTTGAAGTAACAAATTACCGTTCATTTCAGGATATTTTACAAAATATAGTTTTGAAATTTTCATAA